In Methanosphaera sp. ISO3-F5, a genomic segment contains:
- a CDS encoding inorganic diphosphatase produces MNLWTDIESGNNVPEEITVIVEIPTGSRNKYEYDKDKEAFALDRVLFSPFHYPAEYGFMPKSLWEDGDPFDVMVIMDQPTFPGCIIDARPIGIMRMIDQGDSDDKLLAVPVEDPRFENITDISQLPEHYLKEIEHFFSQYKALENKTVEINGWEDNQAAKEAVLHAIELYKEKYE; encoded by the coding sequence ATGAATCTTTGGACAGACATAGAATCAGGAAATAACGTACCTGAAGAAATAACTGTAATTGTAGAAATTCCAACAGGCTCTAGAAACAAATATGAATACGATAAAGATAAAGAAGCATTCGCACTAGACAGAGTACTATTCTCACCATTCCACTACCCAGCAGAATATGGTTTCATGCCAAAATCATTATGGGAAGATGGAGACCCATTCGATGTAATGGTAATCATGGACCAACCAACATTCCCTGGATGTATCATAGACGCAAGACCAATAGGTATAATGAGAATGATAGATCAAGGAGACAGTGACGATAAACTATTAGCAGTACCTGTAGAAGACCCAAGATTTGAAAATATCACAGATATTTCACAATTACCAGAACACTACCTTAAAGAAATAGAACATTTCTTTAGCCAATACAAAGCATTAGAAAATAAAACAGTAGAAATTAATGGATGGGAAGATAACCAAGCCGCTAAAGAAGCTGTTTTACATGCAATAGAATTATATAAAGAAAAATATGAATAA
- a CDS encoding DNA-directed RNA polymerase codes for MATIEDTVRVPPNMFDKPLEEVAAEILNKKYVGKLDKKLGILITVTQVTDHSEGTVVIGDGSAFYHVKFDALFFKPTLHEVIDGEVIEIIEFGSFVRIGPLDGLVHVSQVTNDYITYDEKRGALVANETNKSLEQSDFVRARIVALSMKGNSTKDCKIGLTMRQPGLGRFEWIEEEKQKSKK; via the coding sequence ATAGCAACTATCGAAGATACAGTTAGAGTACCACCTAATATGTTTGATAAACCACTAGAAGAAGTGGCAGCTGAAATACTTAACAAAAAATATGTAGGAAAACTAGATAAAAAGTTAGGTATCCTAATAACTGTAACACAAGTAACTGACCATTCAGAAGGAACAGTGGTAATAGGAGACGGTTCAGCATTTTATCATGTAAAATTTGATGCATTATTCTTTAAACCAACATTACATGAAGTCATTGATGGAGAAGTAATTGAAATCATTGAATTTGGATCATTTGTAAGAATAGGACCATTAGATGGTTTAGTACACGTATCACAAGTAACCAATGATTACATAACTTATGATGAAAAACGTGGAGCACTAGTTGCAAACGAAACAAACAAATCACTCGAACAATCAGACTTTGTACGAGCAAGAATAGTAGCATTAAGTATGAAAGGAAATTCTACTAAAGACTGTAAAATTGGTTTAACAATGAGACAACCTGGCCTAGGACGTTTCGAATGGATTGAAGAAGAAAAACAAAAATCCAAAAAATAA
- a CDS encoding translation initiation factor IF-2 subunit gamma gives MKVQSEINIGLVGHVDHGKTTLTKALSGIWTDTHSEEAKRGISIRLGYADITFRRCNECDSPQCYTTKETCEHCGSKTDVLRKVSFVDSPGHETLMATMLSGAAIMDGAILVIGANEPCPQPQTKEHLMALDVIGVKNVIVVQNKIDTVPKEKAIENYHEIKEFVKGTCADGVPIIPISAQQGANIDILIETIQKHIKTPRRSLRKNPKLFVARSFDINKPGTHPKKISGGIIGGSLIQGKLKVGDEIEIKPGIQIKQKGKSEWRSLTSTIIGLEAADNFVDEVAPGGLIGVALLLDPALTKADSLSGSIAGKPGSLPPTIQEFTMQTHLLDRVVGTKNETEVEPIHSSENLMINIGTSTTVGLVTSARNSEVDVQLRLPVCAEEGQRVALSRRVGARWRLIGYGIIKA, from the coding sequence ATGAAAGTACAATCCGAGATAAACATTGGATTAGTAGGTCACGTAGACCACGGTAAAACTACTCTAACAAAAGCTTTATCTGGTATATGGACAGACACACACAGTGAAGAAGCAAAAAGAGGTATTTCAATAAGGTTAGGATATGCTGACATAACATTCAGAAGATGTAATGAATGTGATTCACCTCAATGTTACACTACAAAAGAAACTTGTGAACACTGCGGTTCTAAAACAGACGTACTTAGAAAAGTATCATTCGTAGACTCACCAGGTCACGAAACACTCATGGCAACAATGCTCTCCGGTGCAGCAATAATGGACGGAGCAATACTAGTAATAGGAGCAAACGAGCCATGCCCACAACCACAAACAAAAGAACACTTAATGGCATTAGATGTAATAGGTGTAAAAAATGTTATAGTGGTACAGAACAAGATAGATACAGTACCTAAGGAAAAAGCAATAGAAAACTATCACGAAATCAAAGAGTTTGTAAAAGGAACTTGTGCAGATGGAGTACCAATAATACCTATATCAGCTCAACAAGGTGCAAACATAGATATACTCATTGAAACAATTCAAAAACATATCAAAACACCAAGAAGATCCCTACGTAAAAATCCAAAACTATTCGTAGCAAGATCATTTGATATAAACAAACCTGGAACACACCCTAAAAAGATTAGTGGTGGAATCATAGGCGGTTCTCTAATCCAAGGAAAACTCAAAGTTGGTGACGAAATAGAAATTAAACCAGGAATTCAGATAAAACAAAAAGGAAAATCTGAATGGAGAAGCTTAACCAGTACAATAATTGGACTTGAAGCAGCAGACAACTTTGTAGACGAAGTTGCACCTGGAGGTTTAATTGGAGTGGCATTACTATTAGACCCTGCACTAACAAAAGCAGATTCATTATCTGGTTCAATAGCAGGAAAACCCGGATCACTTCCACCAACCATACAAGAATTTACTATGCAAACACATTTGCTTGATAGAGTAGTCGGAACTAAAAACGAAACAGAAGTTGAACCGATACATTCTTCAGAAAACTTAATGATAAACATTGGAACAAGTACAACAGTAGGACTTGTAACAAGTGCAAGAAACAGTGAAGTAGATGTACAACTAAGATTACCAGTATGTGCAGAAGAAGGTCAACGTGTAGCTTTAAGCCGTAGAGTAGGAGCTAGATGGAGGCTTATTGGTTATGGTATCATCAAAGCATAG
- a CDS encoding twitching motility protein PilT produces the protein MMMIQLGIDVVGELEIILPSYYELIVPSLVINELTTLKKKAKGKDKIACNIALQIAQKDPFSIVEIKKNDHVDNLLLKYCTKEDVLCTNDKNLRKRARKKGITVIYLRQHRFLEIDGYIKHKS, from the coding sequence ATGATGATGATTCAATTAGGCATAGATGTAGTAGGAGAACTAGAAATAATACTGCCCTCATATTATGAATTAATTGTACCATCACTAGTAATCAATGAATTAACCACTCTTAAAAAGAAGGCAAAAGGTAAAGACAAGATAGCATGTAATATCGCATTACAAATAGCACAAAAAGATCCATTCTCAATAGTTGAAATCAAAAAGAATGATCATGTAGATAACTTGTTACTAAAGTACTGTACAAAAGAAGATGTACTATGTACAAACGATAAAAACCTTCGAAAAAGAGCAAGAAAAAAGGGAATCACAGTCATATACTTAAGACAACACAGATTCCTAGAAATAGACGGTTACATAAAACATAAATCGTAA
- the spt4 gene encoding transcription elongation factor subunit Spt4, with translation MAERACTRCNYVSFEKTCPLCGTETSSDWTGLIVVVDPDESQLAQELNINSPGRYALKVRKN, from the coding sequence ATGGCCGAAAGAGCATGTACAAGATGTAACTACGTGTCTTTTGAAAAGACATGCCCACTATGTGGAACTGAAACATCTTCAGATTGGACTGGATTAATAGTAGTAGTGGACCCTGATGAATCACAATTAGCACAAGAACTAAACATTAATTCACCAGGAAGATATGCATTGAAAGTCAGAAAAAATTAA